The following are encoded together in the Nitrospirota bacterium genome:
- a CDS encoding metallophosphoesterase, whose protein sequence is MNRRNFLKGAAAAGVALAAGELFIPFAEAVDVPSFNFAHITDLHLDVNGESNWQYREKSIPLFIDALRQLQRLPKLNFVVFGGDQIHYGPNDKESLDVFQKWTAHLNMPYYVLLGNTEVSPVAGVSKLNKEDFIRAWTSRGLRPGHTSWAFEPVKNVRVIGFDVTVEGKPYGEAGLLELKWLEGELKENKSKKLIILFTHQLLMPASPRDKSPEWSFWMVKNHTRVTEIIEKYPNVRLVVSGHHHASKVETAGKITYVCDPAVVTYPCSFRSFSVTRQGIHLRNVTLDDKAAVNRAKELLESDPFAKMYDPAAPARASAFCNGLTEQDRETMIKL, encoded by the coding sequence ATGAACAGGCGTAATTTTCTGAAAGGGGCCGCGGCCGCCGGCGTCGCGCTCGCAGCGGGAGAGCTCTTCATTCCCTTCGCGGAAGCGGTGGACGTGCCCTCGTTCAATTTTGCCCATATCACGGACCTACATCTCGACGTGAACGGCGAAAGCAACTGGCAATACCGCGAAAAGAGCATCCCGCTTTTCATCGATGCCCTCCGCCAGCTGCAGCGCCTCCCGAAACTGAATTTCGTCGTCTTCGGCGGGGACCAGATCCATTACGGCCCGAACGACAAGGAGTCCCTGGACGTGTTCCAGAAGTGGACGGCCCACCTGAACATGCCGTACTACGTCCTTCTCGGCAATACCGAGGTCTCGCCGGTCGCGGGCGTCTCCAAATTGAACAAGGAAGACTTTATCCGGGCATGGACAAGCAGGGGGCTGCGGCCCGGTCATACGTCATGGGCCTTCGAACCCGTGAAGAACGTGCGGGTCATCGGCTTCGATGTGACCGTCGAAGGAAAGCCCTACGGCGAGGCCGGCCTGCTTGAGCTGAAGTGGCTCGAGGGAGAGCTCAAGGAGAACAAGTCCAAGAAGCTGATCATCCTGTTCACGCACCAGCTGCTCATGCCCGCATCGCCGAGGGACAAGTCGCCCGAATGGTCTTTCTGGATGGTCAAAAACCACACGCGCGTGACCGAGATCATCGAGAAATACCCGAACGTCAGGCTTGTCGTCTCCGGTCACCACCACGCATCGAAGGTCGAGACCGCGGGCAAGATCACCTATGTCTGCGATCCGGCCGTGGTCACCTATCCCTGCTCCTTCCGGTCCTTCTCGGTCACGAGGCAGGGTATCCACTTGAGGAATGTCACCCTGGACGACAAAGCCGCCGTGAACCGGGCAAAGGAGCTCCTCGAGTCGGACCCGTTCGCGAAGATGTACGATCCCGCCGCGCCCGCGAGAGCCTCAGCGTTCTGCAACGGGCTTACCGAACAAGACCGGGAGACGATGATCAAGCTGTAA
- a CDS encoding YbhB/YbcL family Raf kinase inhibitor-like protein produces the protein MKKTLFITGLAVLLSAALAGAQDFTLKSDQIGGQLTIDEVFSGFGCTGKNISPSLKWMNAPKAAKSFALTVYDPDAPTGSGWWHWVIFNIPADVTDLKTDAGNPQKKLAPAGSIQSMTDFGKPGFGGACPPAGDKPHRYIFTVFALDVPKLDLDEKAGAALVGYMLNSHTIAKASLISYYGR, from the coding sequence ATGAAAAAGACGCTATTCATAACCGGCCTTGCAGTATTGTTGAGCGCGGCCCTTGCCGGCGCCCAGGATTTCACGTTAAAGAGCGACCAGATCGGGGGGCAGCTGACCATCGATGAGGTCTTTTCGGGGTTCGGCTGTACGGGCAAGAACATCTCTCCCTCCCTGAAATGGATGAACGCGCCGAAGGCGGCAAAAAGCTTCGCGCTCACGGTCTATGACCCCGATGCACCGACCGGCAGCGGCTGGTGGCATTGGGTCATCTTCAACATCCCCGCCGACGTCACGGACCTCAAGACCGACGCCGGGAATCCTCAGAAGAAGCTCGCGCCCGCAGGCAGCATCCAGAGCATGACGGACTTCGGGAAGCCGGGTTTCGGCGGCGCCTGCCCGCCCGCGGGCGACAAGCCGCACCGCTATATTTTCACGGTCTTCGCGCTGGATGTCCCGAAGCTGGACCTTGATGAAAAGGCCGGCGCCGCGCTCGTGGGATATATGCTGAACTCCCATACGATCGCAAAGGCGTCCCTGATCTCCTACTACGGACGGTAA
- a CDS encoding zinc-dependent alcohol dehydrogenase family protein gives MKALVYHGPGKRVWEEKPKPVVKDPTDAIVRIVKTTICGTDLHILKGDVPAVTDGRILGHEGVGIIDDQGPGVTNFKKGDRVLISCITSCGKCDACKKGMYSHCEKGGGWILGHTIDGTQAEYVRIPYADTSLYRVPKDADEDALVMLSDILPTGYECGVLNGQIKPGDTVAIVGAGPVGLAALLTSQFYAPAELIMIDMDDNRLEVAKKFGATKTVNSRDGKAKDTVMELTGGRGVDVAIEAVGIPATFELCEDIVSAGGHIANIGVHGKSVELHLERLWAQNITITTRLVDTVTTPMLLKNVMSGKLQPKKLITHTFTLDEVMKAYDTFGNAGKEKALKVLMKAA, from the coding sequence ATGAAAGCGCTGGTTTATCACGGTCCGGGCAAGCGGGTCTGGGAAGAAAAGCCCAAGCCGGTTGTCAAGGACCCGACCGATGCCATCGTCAGGATCGTCAAGACCACCATCTGCGGGACCGACCTCCACATCCTGAAAGGCGATGTTCCCGCGGTGACGGACGGCCGTATCCTCGGCCACGAGGGGGTCGGGATCATCGACGATCAGGGGCCGGGGGTGACGAATTTCAAGAAGGGCGACCGGGTGCTGATCTCGTGCATCACCTCCTGCGGCAAGTGCGACGCCTGCAAGAAAGGCATGTACTCGCACTGCGAGAAGGGCGGCGGGTGGATCCTCGGACATACCATCGACGGCACCCAGGCGGAGTACGTCCGGATCCCCTATGCCGACACGAGCCTGTACCGCGTGCCGAAGGATGCCGACGAGGATGCGCTCGTGATGCTGAGCGACATTCTGCCGACGGGCTATGAATGCGGCGTCTTGAACGGCCAGATCAAGCCGGGAGACACTGTGGCGATCGTCGGCGCGGGGCCCGTGGGGCTCGCGGCGCTTTTGACGTCGCAGTTCTACGCGCCGGCGGAGCTCATCATGATCGACATGGATGACAACCGGCTCGAGGTGGCGAAAAAGTTCGGCGCGACGAAGACCGTCAACAGCAGGGACGGAAAGGCTAAAGACACGGTCATGGAACTGACGGGCGGCCGGGGAGTTGACGTGGCGATCGAGGCGGTGGGCATTCCCGCCACGTTCGAGCTCTGCGAGGACATCGTTTCCGCGGGCGGACACATCGCGAATATCGGCGTGCACGGCAAGAGCGTTGAACTGCACCTCGAGAGGCTGTGGGCGCAGAACATCACGATCACGACCAGGCTCGTGGACACCGTGACCACGCCCATGCTGCTCAAGAACGTCATGTCGGGGAAGCTGCAGCCGAAGAAGCTCATCACCCACACGTTCACGCTCGACGAAGTGATGAAGGCATATGATACCTTCGGCAACGCAGGCAAGGAAAAGGCGCTGAAGGTCCTGATGAAGGCCGCTTAG
- the selA gene encoding L-seryl-tRNA(Sec) selenium transferase encodes MKGLLKKLPSVDEVLKEGRAKAWMERFPRVLVLDAVRSAIDARRKAILRAAEKDAAARIDDALVSLPGVLNHAESLLAELSEPSLKGVINATGVVVHTNLGRSVLSEKSIQRVAEAARSYSNLEYDIPAGERGKRHVHVEGILKRLTGVEAATAVNNNAAAVLLCLNTIARGKEVIVSRGELVEIGGSFRVPEVMERSGAKLREVGATNKTHLKDYEKAINENTGLLLKVHTSNYKIVGFTREVSPEDLVKLGKKHNLPVMWDLGSGSFVDLSTYGAGSEPTVQQAVHSGVDVLTFSGDKLLGGPQAGMILGKKVWLDQIRSNPLARALRIDKLTLAALDATLGQYLDLEKAVRDIPTLWMLTQPLSEIERKAVLLSSRIRELGDRELTTIIQDDTSQSGGGALPTGVFPTRTVCLRHERLSANKIESALRINKPHVISRIKEGMVVLDPRTLNDEEIGKIVEALKQLQKM; translated from the coding sequence ATGAAAGGGCTGCTCAAAAAACTTCCCTCTGTTGACGAAGTCCTGAAGGAAGGCAGAGCAAAAGCGTGGATGGAGCGCTTTCCGCGCGTGCTCGTGCTCGATGCGGTCAGATCCGCCATCGACGCGAGGCGGAAAGCGATCCTCCGGGCCGCGGAAAAGGACGCCGCCGCGCGGATCGACGACGCGCTCGTTTCGCTTCCGGGCGTCCTGAATCACGCCGAGTCCCTCCTTGCGGAGCTGTCGGAACCGAGCCTGAAGGGCGTCATCAACGCCACGGGCGTTGTCGTGCACACCAACCTCGGGCGATCGGTCCTGTCCGAGAAGTCTATCCAGCGCGTCGCCGAGGCCGCCCGGAGCTATTCGAACCTTGAGTACGACATACCCGCGGGCGAGCGCGGCAAGCGTCACGTCCATGTCGAGGGGATCCTGAAGCGCCTGACCGGCGTCGAGGCCGCAACCGCCGTGAACAACAACGCCGCCGCGGTACTGCTCTGCCTGAACACCATCGCCCGCGGCAAAGAGGTCATCGTTTCCCGGGGAGAGCTCGTCGAGATCGGCGGATCCTTCCGGGTTCCCGAAGTGATGGAGCGGAGCGGAGCAAAGCTGCGCGAGGTCGGGGCCACGAACAAGACCCATCTCAAGGATTACGAGAAGGCGATCAACGAGAATACCGGACTTCTCCTCAAGGTGCACACGAGCAATTACAAGATCGTCGGCTTCACCCGGGAGGTCTCGCCTGAGGATCTGGTGAAGCTCGGCAAAAAACACAACCTGCCCGTTATGTGGGACCTGGGGAGCGGGAGCTTCGTGGACCTGTCGACCTACGGCGCCGGAAGCGAGCCCACGGTCCAGCAGGCCGTGCATTCCGGGGTGGATGTGCTCACCTTCAGCGGAGACAAGCTGCTCGGCGGACCGCAGGCCGGGATGATCCTCGGCAAGAAAGTATGGCTCGATCAGATCCGCTCCAATCCCCTCGCCCGGGCGCTCCGCATCGACAAGCTCACCCTGGCAGCGCTCGACGCCACGCTCGGGCAGTACCTGGACCTGGAAAAGGCCGTGCGGGATATTCCGACGCTCTGGATGCTTACCCAGCCGCTGTCGGAGATCGAGCGGAAGGCCGTGCTGCTGTCCTCGCGCATCAGGGAGCTCGGGGACCGGGAGCTGACCACGATCATCCAGGACGACACGTCCCAGAGCGGCGGCGGCGCCCTGCCCACGGGCGTCTTCCCCACGAGGACGGTCTGCCTCCGGCACGAGCGGCTGAGCGCCAACAAGATCGAGTCGGCACTGCGGATCAACAAGCCTCACGTCATCTCCCGGATCAAAGAAGGCATGGTCGTGCTCGATCCGAGGACGCTGAACGATGAGGAGATCGGGAAGATCGTGGAAGCCCTAAAACAACTACAGAAAATGTGA
- a CDS encoding MFS transporter, which produces MIRTLFRSLRHRNFRLFFSGQLVSLIGTWMQNIGQAWLVLELTHSSFKLGVVSALQFLPMLFLSFFTGPFIDYLDKRKIIIGTQAVLMAQAFVLSFLVWTGTVHYWHIIVLATLLGIVNTIDMPARQAFIIEMVGKDDLMNAIAMNSSIFNAARAVGPAIAGMLIAAAGTAACFFLNGLSFLAVLAGLLFMTASSSPRREKSSYHVLRDIGEAIRYVKTTPVVMMTILLVSVVSVFGTNFTVLVPVFSKMELHRDAAAFGFLMSSFGAGALIGAMSLALMSPWGPRPVILLGGGMSLSIFLMLIGLQRSYSLTALLLALSGWSMVTFFGMANTTVQLNTEDRLRGRVMSLYTLSFGGLTPFGSMFAGTVAHWIKAPLTFAVGGLVCGIVFFVVILKWRKFEAWGSDL; this is translated from the coding sequence ATGATAAGAACGCTCTTCCGTTCCCTGCGCCACCGGAACTTCCGCCTCTTCTTCTCGGGCCAGCTCGTTTCCCTCATCGGCACCTGGATGCAGAACATCGGGCAGGCCTGGCTGGTGCTGGAGCTTACCCATTCGTCCTTCAAGCTCGGCGTGGTCTCGGCGCTCCAGTTCCTGCCCATGCTGTTCCTGTCGTTCTTCACGGGACCGTTCATCGATTATCTCGACAAGCGGAAGATCATCATCGGGACCCAGGCCGTGCTCATGGCACAGGCGTTCGTGCTGTCGTTCCTGGTCTGGACCGGGACCGTCCACTACTGGCACATCATCGTGCTCGCCACGCTCCTCGGCATCGTGAACACGATCGACATGCCTGCCCGCCAGGCGTTCATCATAGAAATGGTCGGGAAGGACGACCTGATGAATGCGATCGCCATGAACTCTTCCATCTTCAACGCAGCCCGGGCGGTAGGACCGGCGATCGCCGGCATGCTGATCGCCGCGGCGGGCACCGCGGCCTGTTTCTTCCTGAACGGCCTCAGCTTTCTCGCGGTGCTGGCGGGACTCCTGTTCATGACCGCGTCCTCTTCCCCGCGGCGGGAGAAGTCGTCCTATCACGTCCTGCGGGACATCGGGGAGGCCATCCGATACGTCAAGACGACGCCCGTGGTGATGATGACCATCCTGCTCGTATCCGTGGTCAGCGTCTTCGGGACGAATTTCACCGTCCTCGTTCCCGTCTTCTCCAAGATGGAGCTGCATCGCGACGCGGCCGCCTTCGGGTTCCTCATGTCCTCGTTCGGCGCCGGAGCCCTGATCGGGGCCATGTCCCTGGCCCTTATGAGCCCCTGGGGGCCGCGGCCGGTGATCCTCCTCGGCGGCGGCATGAGCCTCTCGATCTTCCTGATGCTGATCGGGCTCCAGCGCTCTTACAGCCTGACCGCGCTGCTGCTTGCCCTGTCCGGCTGGTCCATGGTCACCTTCTTCGGCATGGCGAATACCACGGTCCAGCTGAACACCGAGGACCGTTTGCGCGGCCGGGTCATGAGCCTGTATACCCTGTCCTTCGGCGGGCTCACGCCCTTCGGCAGCATGTTCGCCGGCACGGTCGCCCACTGGATCAAGGCCCCCCTCACCTTCGCCGTCGGCGGGCTGGTCTGCGGCATCGTGTTCTTCGTGGTGATCCTGAAATGGCGGAAGTTCGAAGCCTGGGGCAGCGACCTGTAG
- a CDS encoding PaaI family thioesterase: MKELRDNEQCYVCGKKNPHGLAVDFSINRDDRSITAGFIPRDAHQGYEGIVHGGILSSLLDEAMAKLAFSLGMPAVTAEIVVKFKTAAAPGDELTVSGRLVQETRRLVLAEARIDRGPVVIAEATGKLLRIQL; this comes from the coding sequence ATGAAAGAGCTCCGTGACAACGAGCAGTGCTACGTATGCGGGAAAAAGAACCCGCACGGGCTCGCGGTGGACTTCTCGATCAACAGGGATGACAGGTCCATCACGGCCGGGTTCATTCCCCGGGATGCGCATCAGGGCTATGAGGGGATCGTGCACGGCGGCATCCTGTCCTCCCTGCTCGACGAGGCCATGGCAAAGCTGGCCTTCAGCCTCGGCATGCCGGCAGTGACCGCCGAGATCGTTGTCAAATTCAAGACGGCAGCCGCTCCCGGCGATGAGCTGACCGTATCAGGCAGGCTCGTGCAGGAAACGCGCCGGCTGGTCCTGGCCGAAGCGAGGATCGATCGGGGACCAGTCGTGATCGCGGAGGCGACGGGGAAACTGCTCAGAATCCAGTTATGA
- the selB gene encoding selenocysteine-specific translation elongation factor, with protein sequence MKYIILGTAGHIDHGKSSLVKALTGTDPDRLKEEKERGITLDLGFASLDLPGGNRLGIVDVPGHEGLIKNMLAGVGGMDIVMLVIAADEGIMPQTREHLAICDLLHVKKGLIVLTKMDMVEKDWLLLVQDEVRQFVKGTFLEKAPMLSVSSRTGEQLPLLVQELARLAAEVSPKSSNGILRLPIDRVFTMKGFGTVITGTLHSGTISIEQEVEVLPKGITTKVRGIQSHSQAVQRSVAGQRTAVNLQGVEKDQLSRGDIIVSAGFFTPTRTLDAKLELLKQAPRGLRTGSRIRFYNTTQEAIGRIALLGAHELAPGQEAFVQMRLDRPVIIQHGDRFILRFYSPMETLGGGMVLDPHPRRHKQSTMQESHKSLGILAQGAMEEQLALFISGKGLAGMAENDLIGTVAADKQAIAAALASLAQKKTVLRVDNLYVHTLHLTSLEAKTLELVKQYHKDNPLKPGLDKEELKGALKMRISAKVLNMVIDGLAKKKQIEADGSKLRTPGFKAAGGKVQDEVKNRIVDAIRKGGTQPPVREELPSLFGITEKDAKDLLRLLADEGRTIRINDSLHLDKDVVETIRRDLTRHLQEKKEITMAEFRDLARTSRKYAVPIMEYFDSQKLTQRIGDKRVLRG encoded by the coding sequence ATGAAATACATCATCCTCGGCACCGCCGGACATATCGACCACGGCAAATCAAGCCTCGTCAAGGCCCTCACCGGGACCGACCCCGACCGACTCAAGGAGGAAAAGGAGCGCGGCATCACGCTCGACCTGGGATTCGCGTCCCTGGACCTGCCCGGCGGGAACCGGCTCGGCATCGTCGATGTCCCCGGCCATGAAGGCCTGATCAAGAACATGCTCGCCGGCGTGGGCGGCATGGACATCGTGATGCTCGTCATCGCCGCGGACGAAGGCATCATGCCCCAGACCCGGGAGCACCTCGCCATCTGCGACCTCCTGCATGTGAAAAAAGGCCTGATCGTTCTTACCAAGATGGACATGGTTGAGAAGGACTGGCTCTTGCTCGTGCAGGATGAGGTCCGGCAGTTCGTCAAGGGCACCTTTCTCGAGAAGGCGCCCATGCTTTCCGTCTCGTCCAGGACCGGAGAACAGCTGCCGCTGCTGGTTCAGGAGCTGGCAAGGCTCGCGGCGGAAGTATCTCCGAAGTCGTCGAACGGCATCCTGCGGCTGCCCATCGACCGGGTGTTCACCATGAAGGGCTTCGGCACGGTCATCACCGGCACCCTGCATTCGGGGACGATCAGCATTGAACAGGAGGTCGAGGTCCTGCCGAAGGGGATTACGACGAAGGTGCGCGGCATCCAGTCCCACAGCCAGGCGGTCCAGCGCTCCGTGGCGGGCCAGCGCACGGCGGTGAACCTCCAGGGCGTCGAAAAGGACCAGCTCTCGCGCGGCGACATCATCGTGAGCGCCGGCTTTTTTACACCGACCAGGACGCTTGATGCGAAGCTTGAGCTGCTGAAGCAGGCCCCGCGGGGGCTCAGGACGGGCTCTCGCATCCGGTTCTACAACACGACACAGGAGGCCATCGGCAGGATCGCCCTCCTCGGTGCTCACGAGCTGGCGCCCGGCCAGGAAGCCTTCGTCCAGATGAGGCTCGACCGGCCCGTGATCATCCAGCACGGCGACCGCTTTATCCTGCGCTTCTACTCTCCCATGGAGACCCTGGGAGGCGGCATGGTCCTGGACCCCCATCCCCGCCGGCACAAGCAGTCGACCATGCAGGAATCCCACAAGAGCCTCGGCATCCTTGCACAAGGTGCGATGGAAGAACAGCTTGCGCTCTTTATATCGGGAAAAGGTCTTGCCGGAATGGCAGAGAACGATCTCATCGGGACCGTCGCGGCCGACAAGCAGGCCATAGCAGCGGCGCTTGCATCGCTTGCGCAGAAAAAGACCGTGCTCCGCGTAGACAACCTCTATGTCCATACGCTGCACCTGACATCACTCGAGGCGAAGACCCTCGAACTCGTAAAACAATACCACAAGGACAACCCGCTCAAGCCGGGCCTGGACAAGGAAGAGCTGAAAGGCGCGCTCAAGATGAGGATTTCAGCCAAGGTCCTGAACATGGTCATCGACGGCCTTGCGAAAAAAAAGCAGATCGAGGCGGACGGCTCCAAGTTGAGGACCCCCGGATTCAAGGCGGCAGGCGGCAAAGTGCAGGACGAGGTCAAGAACAGGATCGTCGATGCCATCAGGAAAGGCGGCACCCAGCCGCCGGTGCGGGAAGAGCTTCCTTCCCTTTTCGGCATCACGGAAAAGGACGCGAAGGACCTGCTCAGGCTCCTGGCGGACGAGGGCAGGACGATCCGGATCAACGACTCGCTCCACCTCGATAAGGATGTGGTCGAGACGATCAGGAGGGACCTCACCAGGCACCTCCAGGAGAAGAAAGAGATCACCATGGCCGAGTTCCGCGACCTGGCCAGGACCTCCCGCAAGTACGCCGTGCCCATCATGGAATATTTCGATTCCCAGAAGCTGACGCAGCGGATCGGCGACAAACGGGTGTTGCGGGGATAG
- the rnr gene encoding ribonuclease R, with the protein MNYTHKQLIEAIRTRAGKPLMVRELMRVLRLKADDRRDLKHALNELVLAGDIVKTRGNRYGLPDKMDLETGIFQAHPTGYGFVIPEKKGKSDVYIGFRSRLDAMHGDKVMVRVSPPTGRKAAGKREGAIIRVLERAHTRIVGTFELPESRTLTHGYVTPSDPKIGQDVFIHAENSSGAKPGDIVAAELIAYPLGGRPAEGRIVRVIGRPGDPGIDSELIIEQYEIPVRFSSAAQAEADAIPQEVTPAMRKGRRDLRALPTVTIDGEKARDFDDAISIERIRTGYRLWVHIADVAQYVRERTFLDEEAYQRGTSVYLPDRAIPMLPEALSNGICSLNPQVDRLTLTCEMDVSPAGAILRHDIYESVINSDERMTYTAVREILVDRDPAQRRRYERLLNEFQLMAELMEVLRAKRAKRGSIDFDLPEPEIVLDLQGRMTDIIRAERNMAHQLIEEFMLAANETVAAHIEKKEKPFLYRIHEEPAEDKLSDLIEFLATLGITLPAVKKLKPVHLQKALGRAKGTPEETLINTVLLRTMKQARYSEENVGHFGLAAETYTHFTSPIRRYPDLIVHRILKADMKARLTDAAYVAKLAGYLPEAAVHCSQRERTAMEAERDVVAMLKLEFMKDKLGEVFGGIITGVVQFGFFVQLREFFVEGLVHVSTLADDYYHYVEKMHCLRGERKKRTYRIGDTVTVRLDRVDPVRKKIDFSLAGE; encoded by the coding sequence ATGAACTACACCCATAAACAACTGATCGAAGCGATAAGGACCCGGGCTGGCAAGCCCCTGATGGTCCGGGAGCTGATGCGCGTGCTCAGGCTCAAGGCCGACGACCGCCGCGACCTCAAGCATGCGCTGAACGAGCTCGTCCTGGCCGGCGATATCGTCAAGACGCGCGGGAACCGCTATGGCCTGCCGGACAAGATGGACCTCGAAACAGGCATCTTCCAGGCGCACCCGACGGGCTACGGGTTCGTGATCCCGGAGAAAAAAGGCAAGTCCGATGTGTACATCGGATTCAGGAGCAGGCTCGACGCCATGCACGGCGACAAGGTGATGGTCCGGGTCTCGCCTCCCACGGGAAGGAAGGCTGCCGGTAAGCGGGAAGGAGCGATCATCCGTGTTTTGGAGCGCGCCCACACCAGGATCGTCGGCACCTTCGAGCTGCCTGAATCGCGGACGCTTACCCATGGCTACGTAACGCCCTCGGACCCGAAGATCGGCCAGGATGTATTCATCCACGCGGAGAACAGCAGCGGAGCGAAGCCGGGCGATATTGTGGCGGCGGAGCTCATCGCCTATCCCCTGGGAGGCAGGCCGGCGGAAGGAAGGATCGTACGGGTCATCGGCAGGCCGGGCGATCCCGGCATCGACTCGGAGCTGATCATCGAACAGTACGAGATACCGGTCCGGTTCTCCTCCGCCGCCCAGGCGGAGGCCGACGCGATCCCGCAGGAGGTCACCCCGGCCATGCGCAAGGGGCGCCGGGACCTTCGCGCCCTGCCCACGGTCACCATCGACGGGGAGAAGGCCCGCGATTTCGATGACGCCATCTCCATCGAAAGAATCAGGACCGGCTACCGTCTCTGGGTCCACATCGCCGACGTTGCCCAGTACGTGCGGGAACGGACGTTCCTCGACGAGGAGGCGTACCAGCGGGGCACCAGCGTCTACCTTCCTGACCGGGCGATCCCCATGCTGCCCGAAGCGCTCTCGAACGGCATCTGCAGCCTGAACCCGCAGGTGGACCGGCTCACCCTCACCTGCGAGATGGACGTATCGCCCGCCGGCGCAATCCTGAGGCACGATATCTACGAAAGCGTGATCAACAGCGATGAGCGCATGACCTACACAGCCGTGCGCGAGATCCTTGTGGACCGCGATCCGGCCCAGCGGCGGCGCTATGAACGCCTCCTGAACGAGTTCCAGCTCATGGCCGAGCTCATGGAGGTCCTTCGGGCAAAGCGGGCCAAACGGGGTAGCATCGATTTCGACCTGCCCGAGCCCGAGATCGTGCTCGACCTGCAGGGCCGCATGACCGACATCATCAGGGCCGAACGCAACATGGCGCACCAACTCATCGAGGAGTTCATGCTGGCGGCCAACGAGACCGTGGCCGCCCACATCGAGAAGAAGGAGAAGCCCTTCCTCTACCGGATCCATGAGGAGCCGGCCGAGGACAAGCTGAGCGACCTGATCGAATTCCTGGCCACGCTCGGCATCACCCTGCCCGCCGTGAAAAAACTGAAGCCGGTCCATCTCCAGAAGGCGCTCGGCCGCGCCAAGGGCACGCCCGAGGAGACTCTCATCAACACGGTGCTGCTCAGGACCATGAAGCAGGCACGGTACTCCGAAGAGAACGTGGGCCACTTCGGGCTCGCTGCGGAGACCTACACGCACTTCACCTCCCCCATCCGGCGCTACCCGGACCTGATCGTGCACCGGATCCTGAAGGCCGACATGAAAGCCAGGCTCACGGATGCGGCGTACGTGGCAAAGCTTGCCGGATATCTCCCCGAGGCTGCGGTGCACTGCTCGCAGCGGGAGCGGACGGCCATGGAGGCGGAGCGCGACGTGGTCGCCATGCTGAAGCTCGAGTTCATGAAGGACAAGCTCGGCGAGGTGTTCGGGGGAATCATCACCGGCGTGGTGCAGTTCGGGTTTTTCGTGCAGCTCAGGGAGTTCTTCGTGGAGGGGCTGGTGCATGTCTCGACCCTGGCCGACGATTACTACCACTATGTCGAGAAGATGCACTGCCTGCGGGGTGAGCGGAAAAAACGCACCTACCGGATCGGCGATACCGTAACCGTGCGCCTGGACCGCGTTGACCCGGTCAGGAAGAAGATCGATTTTTCTCTGGCGGGAGAGTAA